From a single Microbacterium murale genomic region:
- the yicI gene encoding alpha-xylosidase — translation MKFTDGYWLTRPGLTPLYATEVDDIRIDEAAGTMTVYAPTTVVRHRGDTLNRPMITVTFSSPAPGVVKVAVMRHAGAVHRGPDFEIVPEEGFVPTVSSNDEGAVLATGDLRVRVAKGSWDVAFEQDGRVLTRSLPRSVAHVTSSSDDSETWVHQQLSLEPGERVYGFGERFGAFVKNGQVIESWNADGGTASEQAYKSVPFYLSSRGYGVLVDSPDQVSFEVGSEVNSRVQFSVPGESVAYYLFAGPTPKDVLRRYTALTGRPARVPAWSFGLWLTTSFTAEYDEATVNSFIDGMAERDLPLSVFHFDCFWMREYQWTDFEWDPRTFPDPEGQLARLHERGLKVSAWINPYIAQRSRLFSEAVEKGYLLKRTDGNVWQWDLWQAGMGIVDFTNPDAAAWYTGHLERLMDQGVDTFKTDFGERIPADGVEWFDGSDPKRMHNYYPQLYNEIVFRTLERRRGSGEAVLFARSATAGGQQFPVHWGGDSDSTFPSMAESLRGGLSLAMSGFGYWSHDIGGFEGTPDAGLFKRWLAFGLLSSHSRLHGSSTFRVPWAFDEESVEVTRLFTNLKMRLMPYLAGVAEQAHTDGIPMMRPMALEFPADRSGFDADTQYMLGDALLVAPVFTAEGDVEYYLPEGAWSSLLDGSVVEGSRWPRENHDYRSLPLRVRPGTVLPWGARDDRPDYEWADGVTLRCFALPDGYDGVTVVPGLSGADATTFRVRREGSTVRATTDDATAGWSLQVGSATVSAPGAGTVSIELTSTELPSIELEDSK, via the coding sequence GTGAAGTTCACCGACGGCTACTGGCTGACCCGACCGGGGCTGACCCCGTTGTACGCGACCGAGGTCGATGACATCCGCATCGACGAGGCCGCCGGCACGATGACCGTGTATGCGCCGACCACCGTGGTCCGCCACCGCGGCGACACTCTGAATCGGCCGATGATCACCGTCACGTTCTCTTCGCCCGCACCAGGGGTCGTCAAGGTTGCGGTCATGCGGCACGCCGGCGCTGTGCATCGCGGACCCGATTTCGAGATCGTGCCCGAGGAAGGATTCGTCCCCACAGTGTCGTCGAACGACGAAGGCGCGGTGCTCGCGACAGGCGACCTGCGCGTGCGCGTGGCGAAGGGCTCGTGGGACGTGGCTTTCGAACAGGACGGCCGCGTGCTCACCCGGTCTCTGCCCCGTTCGGTCGCGCACGTCACGTCTTCATCAGATGATTCCGAGACGTGGGTGCATCAGCAGCTGTCGCTCGAACCGGGGGAGCGCGTCTACGGATTCGGCGAGCGGTTCGGTGCGTTCGTGAAGAACGGCCAGGTGATCGAGAGCTGGAACGCCGACGGCGGCACGGCCAGTGAGCAGGCGTACAAGTCGGTGCCGTTCTATCTCAGCAGCCGCGGCTACGGCGTGCTGGTCGATTCTCCCGACCAGGTCTCGTTCGAGGTCGGCTCCGAGGTCAACTCTCGCGTGCAGTTCTCGGTTCCGGGGGAGAGCGTGGCGTACTACCTGTTCGCCGGCCCCACACCGAAAGACGTGCTGCGCCGGTACACCGCGCTCACCGGCCGCCCTGCGCGTGTACCCGCCTGGTCGTTCGGTCTGTGGCTGACGACGTCGTTCACCGCCGAGTACGACGAAGCGACCGTGAACTCGTTCATCGACGGCATGGCCGAGCGCGACCTGCCGCTCAGCGTGTTCCACTTCGATTGCTTCTGGATGCGCGAGTACCAGTGGACCGACTTCGAGTGGGACCCGCGCACGTTCCCCGATCCTGAGGGGCAGCTCGCACGGCTGCACGAGCGCGGGCTGAAGGTGTCGGCGTGGATCAACCCGTACATCGCGCAGCGCTCGCGGCTGTTCTCCGAGGCCGTGGAGAAGGGGTATCTGCTCAAGCGCACCGACGGCAACGTGTGGCAGTGGGACCTCTGGCAGGCCGGAATGGGTATCGTCGATTTCACGAATCCGGATGCTGCGGCCTGGTACACCGGCCACCTCGAACGACTGATGGATCAGGGCGTCGACACGTTCAAGACCGACTTCGGCGAGCGGATCCCCGCCGATGGCGTCGAGTGGTTCGACGGCTCGGATCCGAAGCGGATGCACAACTACTACCCGCAGCTGTACAACGAGATCGTCTTCCGAACCCTCGAACGGCGACGAGGAAGCGGAGAGGCCGTGCTCTTCGCGCGTTCGGCAACGGCCGGCGGCCAGCAGTTCCCTGTGCATTGGGGCGGCGACAGCGATTCGACGTTCCCCTCGATGGCGGAGTCGCTGCGCGGCGGTCTGTCGCTGGCGATGAGCGGCTTCGGGTACTGGAGCCACGACATCGGCGGCTTCGAGGGCACCCCGGATGCCGGGCTCTTCAAGCGCTGGCTCGCCTTCGGTCTGCTCTCCTCGCACTCGCGGCTGCACGGCTCATCCACCTTCCGGGTGCCGTGGGCGTTCGATGAGGAATCGGTCGAGGTCACTCGGCTGTTCACCAACCTGAAGATGCGGCTGATGCCGTATCTGGCCGGCGTCGCCGAGCAGGCGCACACCGACGGCATCCCGATGATGCGACCGATGGCTCTCGAGTTCCCCGCGGATCGCAGCGGCTTCGACGCCGACACGCAGTACATGCTCGGCGATGCGCTGCTGGTCGCCCCGGTGTTCACTGCGGAGGGCGACGTGGAGTACTACCTGCCGGAGGGGGCCTGGAGCTCTCTGCTCGACGGCAGCGTCGTCGAAGGCAGCCGATGGCCGAGGGAGAACCACGACTATCGCAGCCTGCCGTTGCGCGTGCGCCCAGGAACGGTGCTGCCGTGGGGCGCACGGGACGACCGACCCGACTACGAGTGGGCGGACGGCGTGACGCTGCGGTGCTTCGCGCTGCCTGACGGCTACGACGGCGTGACGGTCGTGCCTGGGCTGTCGGGTGCGGATGCCACGACCTTCCGGGTGCGCCGCGAGGGCAGCACCGTGAGGGCGACGACCGACGACGCCACAGCAGGCTGGTCGCTGCAGGTGGGGTCGGCCACGGTGTCCGCTCCGGGCGCCGGCACCGTCTCGATCGAGTTGACCTCTACCGAGCTGCCTTCTATCGAGCTGGAGGATTCCAAATGA
- a CDS encoding glycoside hydrolase family 3 C-terminal domain-containing protein — protein MTDELSHETEPFRRTDLSVQERAADLLSRLTADERVAMLHQAMPAIERWGVAEARTGAETLHGVAWLGEATVFPQPVGLAATWDTELIEAVGSVTSTELRAKRAENPLVSLNVWAPVVNTLRHPLWGRNEEGYSEDPHLTGQFGAAYAKGLRGDDERVWKTVPALKHFLAYSNETDRSATSSEMSLRTLHEEELAAFRPAIEQQVAGSMMLAYNQVNGIPAHTQPELVAEARSWTDGSLAIVSDAGAPTFVVTVQGAQPDSVHAAAALVRSGMDSFTDNDADAQPTITNLNRALEQGLLTRGDIDRAVSHILEMRVRTGEFDGDADLYAGIGIDAIDAPGARELAREVAGRSVVVLRNDAGVLPLVAPARIAVVGPMAEVVLTDWYAGTPPYAVGIAQGLAERYPSARVETVTGADTITLRAADGRYVVSNSDGSKVAAVGDEAGDDALFDVTDWGDGLLTLRSHASGRLLTGGAWPMKTDAERVGGWVVQESFRRHLHADGSWSLLHLGSGRWVRASREVGLLLAEGVTLDDAEHFSVEIVRSGADAVAAAAASVDVVIVAVGNDPHLAGRETADRPHMLLPEAFTDLWRIAHEANERTVLQIVSSYPYVLAGAVAAATVVWSSHGGQELGHGIADVLSGDREPTGRLAQSWPADPTQAGDLFDYDTQRQQATYRHQPAPYAFAFGHGLTYSTVEYRGVTLVADQVDAPAPTHRHPALGVVGESAVTAVVTVANTGERVAEELVQLYSIAPELPITAPRRLLVGYRRVRLEPGEQQQVEITFDVARLSVWDGALRLDGAAEDWLHEGALRVQPGSYRVAAGPSADDLPVLAELTVS, from the coding sequence ATGACTGACGAGCTTTCACACGAGACCGAGCCGTTCCGCCGCACCGATCTGTCAGTGCAGGAGCGCGCAGCAGACCTGCTCTCGCGGCTCACCGCTGACGAGCGCGTGGCGATGCTGCACCAGGCGATGCCCGCGATCGAACGGTGGGGCGTAGCTGAGGCTCGCACCGGCGCCGAGACGCTGCACGGGGTCGCGTGGTTGGGTGAAGCCACGGTGTTCCCGCAGCCGGTCGGCCTGGCCGCGACCTGGGACACGGAGCTCATCGAGGCGGTCGGCAGCGTGACCTCGACGGAGCTGCGCGCGAAGCGCGCCGAGAACCCCCTGGTCAGCCTGAACGTGTGGGCACCGGTCGTGAACACGCTGCGGCATCCGCTGTGGGGGCGCAATGAGGAGGGGTACTCGGAGGATCCGCATCTGACCGGTCAGTTCGGTGCGGCATATGCGAAGGGGCTGCGCGGCGACGACGAGCGGGTCTGGAAGACCGTGCCGGCGCTGAAGCACTTCCTCGCCTACAGCAACGAGACCGACCGCTCGGCGACGTCATCCGAGATGTCGCTGCGCACGCTTCATGAAGAGGAACTGGCCGCATTCCGCCCCGCCATCGAACAGCAGGTGGCGGGCAGCATGATGCTGGCGTACAACCAGGTCAACGGCATCCCCGCGCACACTCAACCCGAACTCGTCGCCGAAGCGCGCAGTTGGACGGACGGCTCGCTCGCGATCGTGTCGGACGCCGGCGCCCCGACGTTCGTGGTCACGGTGCAGGGTGCGCAACCTGACAGCGTGCATGCTGCTGCGGCGCTCGTGCGCAGCGGTATGGATTCCTTCACGGACAACGACGCCGACGCCCAACCGACGATCACGAACCTGAACCGCGCGCTCGAACAGGGACTTCTCACCAGAGGGGACATCGACCGCGCGGTCAGCCACATCCTCGAGATGCGCGTGCGCACCGGCGAGTTCGACGGCGACGCCGATCTCTATGCCGGAATCGGCATAGACGCGATCGACGCCCCCGGTGCGCGTGAGCTCGCTCGCGAGGTCGCCGGACGCTCGGTCGTCGTGCTGCGCAATGACGCGGGGGTCTTGCCGCTCGTCGCTCCCGCGCGGATCGCGGTCGTGGGCCCGATGGCGGAGGTCGTGCTGACCGACTGGTACGCCGGCACGCCGCCGTACGCGGTCGGCATCGCGCAGGGGCTCGCCGAGCGGTATCCGTCAGCGAGAGTAGAGACGGTGACCGGTGCGGACACGATCACGCTGCGTGCGGCCGACGGACGCTACGTCGTCTCGAACTCCGACGGTTCGAAGGTGGCAGCGGTCGGCGATGAGGCAGGCGACGACGCCCTGTTCGACGTCACGGACTGGGGCGATGGGCTGCTGACGCTGCGCTCGCACGCGAGCGGCCGTCTGCTCACGGGCGGTGCCTGGCCGATGAAGACGGATGCCGAGCGCGTCGGCGGCTGGGTCGTGCAGGAGAGCTTCCGCAGGCACCTGCACGCCGACGGCAGCTGGTCGCTGCTTCATCTCGGGTCCGGCCGCTGGGTGCGGGCGTCGCGCGAAGTGGGTCTGCTGCTCGCCGAGGGCGTCACTCTCGATGATGCCGAGCATTTCAGCGTCGAGATCGTGCGCTCCGGTGCGGACGCGGTCGCAGCTGCCGCGGCATCCGTCGACGTCGTGATCGTCGCCGTCGGCAACGATCCGCACCTCGCGGGCCGGGAGACCGCTGACCGTCCGCACATGCTGCTGCCTGAGGCCTTCACGGATCTCTGGCGCATCGCACACGAGGCGAACGAGCGCACGGTGCTGCAGATCGTGTCGAGCTATCCGTACGTGCTCGCCGGGGCCGTCGCGGCGGCGACCGTGGTGTGGTCGAGTCATGGCGGGCAGGAGCTCGGCCACGGCATCGCTGACGTGCTGAGCGGCGATCGCGAGCCGACCGGACGCCTCGCGCAGTCGTGGCCGGCCGATCCCACGCAGGCCGGCGATCTGTTCGACTACGACACGCAACGGCAGCAGGCGACGTACCGGCACCAGCCGGCGCCGTACGCCTTCGCGTTCGGTCATGGGTTGACGTATTCGACCGTCGAGTATCGCGGTGTCACGCTGGTCGCGGATCAGGTGGATGCGCCGGCGCCCACGCACCGGCACCCGGCCCTCGGGGTGGTGGGGGAGAGCGCGGTCACGGCCGTCGTCACCGTTGCCAATACCGGCGAGCGCGTCGCGGAGGAGCTCGTGCAGTTGTACTCGATCGCTCCTGAGCTGCCGATCACCGCACCGCGACGGCTGCTGGTCGGATACCGCCGCGTGCGACTCGAGCCAGGGGAGCAGCAGCAGGTCGAGATCACGTTCGACGTCGCGCGCCTGTCGGTCTGGGATGGCGCGCTGCGACTCGACGGTGCTGCCGAGGACTGGCTGCATGAGGGGGCGCTGCGCGTGCAGCCCGGTTCTTATCGGGTCGCGGCCGGCCCCTCCGCCGACGACCTGCCGGTTCTGGCCGAGTTGACCGTTTCATAG
- a CDS encoding Ppx/GppA phosphatase family protein, protein MRLGILDIGSNTVHLLAADARPGGRPLATTSDRTVVRLMRFLTPEGAISEEGVQALEAAVTRARRIAETERVETLLATATSAVREALNGEEVIARIEAALGQPLQVLTGVEEAELTFLAVRRWFGWDAGRILLLDIGGGSFEFAAGGDEAPEVAASVPLGAGRMTVQFLPEDPPGEDAVEQLRAHAAEVLAPVAERLNALPYPDHTVGSSKAIRSLANLAGREVSGLGFDRTVLSRSSLKSWIPRLARIPASARQELPGITPDRTFQIVAAAVSLHTAMKMLDIDELEVSPWALREGVLLRYTESLSWGGVGV, encoded by the coding sequence GTGCGCCTCGGAATCCTCGACATCGGTTCGAACACCGTCCACCTGCTCGCTGCGGATGCCAGGCCGGGCGGTCGTCCCCTGGCGACGACGAGTGATCGCACGGTGGTGCGCCTGATGCGCTTCCTCACGCCTGAGGGCGCGATCAGCGAAGAGGGCGTGCAGGCGCTGGAGGCCGCCGTCACCCGCGCACGCCGGATCGCGGAGACCGAGCGCGTCGAGACGCTGCTGGCGACCGCGACAAGTGCCGTCCGCGAAGCCCTCAACGGCGAAGAGGTCATCGCTCGAATCGAGGCGGCGCTCGGCCAGCCGCTGCAGGTGCTCACCGGCGTGGAAGAGGCCGAGCTCACCTTCCTCGCCGTGCGGCGCTGGTTCGGGTGGGATGCCGGACGCATTCTGCTGCTCGACATCGGCGGCGGGTCGTTCGAGTTCGCGGCCGGTGGCGACGAAGCGCCGGAGGTCGCGGCATCCGTCCCGCTCGGCGCCGGCCGCATGACCGTCCAGTTCCTGCCGGAGGACCCGCCGGGTGAGGATGCCGTCGAGCAGCTGCGTGCGCACGCCGCCGAAGTGCTCGCTCCCGTGGCCGAGAGGCTCAACGCCCTCCCCTACCCGGATCACACGGTGGGCTCGTCGAAGGCCATCCGCTCGCTGGCGAACCTCGCCGGCCGAGAGGTCTCCGGGCTCGGCTTCGACCGCACGGTGCTCTCGCGCTCGTCGTTGAAGTCATGGATTCCGCGGCTCGCCCGGATTCCGGCATCCGCTCGCCAGGAGCTGCCGGGGATCACACCCGACCGCACGTTCCAGATCGTCGCGGCAGCCGTCTCGCTGCACACCGCCATGAAGATGCTCGACATCGATGAGCTCGAGGTGTCGCCATGGGCGCTGCGCGAGGGCGTACTGCTGCGGTACACCGAGTCGCTCAGCTGGGGCGGCGTCGGGGTCTAG
- the coaA gene encoding type I pantothenate kinase yields the protein MDAVTTADPTLPLSPYREIGRAEWARLAAGLDQPLSETEVVELRGLGDRLSLDEVREVYLPLSRLLSLYATSTKQLGAATSSFLQEDDTTTPFVVGVAGSVAVGKSTIARLLRELMSRWPGTPRVELVTTDGFLYPNAELERRGLMERKGFPESYDRRSLLSFLTEVKSGAPEVRAPFYSHMRYDIVPDAHVVVRRPDVVIVEGLNVLQPPPVPNDVAVSDLFDFSVFVDADSSHIEKWYVDRFLALRKGAFSNPSSYFNVFAHLTDEEAVTTALGYWNDINMPNLIENVMPTRHRASLVLNKGADHNVESVLLRKL from the coding sequence ATGGATGCCGTGACCACCGCCGACCCCACGCTGCCCCTGTCGCCGTATCGAGAGATCGGACGCGCGGAATGGGCGCGATTGGCTGCCGGTCTCGATCAGCCACTGAGCGAGACCGAGGTCGTCGAACTCCGGGGCCTCGGTGACCGCCTGAGCCTGGACGAGGTGCGCGAGGTCTATCTGCCGCTGAGCCGCCTGCTCAGCCTCTATGCGACGTCGACCAAGCAGCTCGGCGCGGCGACGAGTTCCTTCCTGCAGGAGGATGACACCACCACCCCGTTCGTCGTCGGGGTCGCGGGGTCCGTCGCGGTGGGCAAGTCGACCATCGCACGCCTCCTGCGCGAGCTGATGAGCCGCTGGCCGGGTACCCCGCGGGTCGAACTCGTCACCACCGACGGATTCCTGTATCCGAATGCCGAACTCGAGCGCCGCGGCCTCATGGAACGCAAGGGATTCCCGGAGTCGTACGACCGCCGCTCGTTGCTGTCGTTCCTCACGGAGGTGAAGTCGGGAGCGCCGGAGGTGCGCGCCCCGTTCTATTCGCACATGCGGTACGACATCGTGCCGGATGCCCACGTCGTCGTGCGCCGCCCGGATGTCGTCATCGTCGAAGGTCTCAACGTGCTGCAGCCCCCGCCAGTGCCGAACGACGTCGCCGTCAGCGACCTGTTCGATTTCTCGGTCTTCGTCGACGCCGACAGCTCGCACATCGAGAAATGGTACGTCGACCGATTCCTCGCGCTGCGCAAGGGCGCGTTCAGCAATCCTTCGTCGTACTTCAACGTGTTCGCGCATCTCACCGACGAAGAAGCAGTCACCACGGCCCTGGGCTATTGGAACGACATCAACATGCCCAACCTCATCGAGAACGTGATGCCCACCCGGCACCGTGCGAGCCTCGTGCTGAACAAGGGCGCCGACCACAACGTGGAGAGCGTGCTGCTGCGCAAGTTGTGA
- the glmS gene encoding glutamine--fructose-6-phosphate transaminase (isomerizing), with protein sequence MCGIVGYVGPRPSQDILLAGLARLEYRGYDSAGVAVIDGNGDLGMRKKAGKLSMLRDSLADAPLSDGTTGIGHTRWATHGGPTDVNAHPHLADDDKLAVIHNGIIENFSALREELLADGVAFRSETDTEVAAALLGREYAKTSNLQDAFQNVVNRLEGAFTLLAMHEDHPGLVVGARRNSPLVIGLGEGENFLGSDVAAFVEHTRKALAIGQDQIVSITPDAVTVTDFDGNSVEAEPFDVSWDAAAAEKGGWSSFMAKEVAEQPEAVANTILGRVHDGQVVIPELDGLDELFIGINRVIITACGTASYAALVGKYAIEQWARVATDVELAHEFRYRDPVIGDDTLVISISQSGETMDTLMAVKYARERGARTLSICNTQGATIPRESDAVVYTHAGPEVAVASTKAFSAQITALLLLGLHMGRVRQTLTDDTAVEELATLPDKIASVLEKEHDHVSQLAGWMADTRSVLFLGRHVGYPIALEGALKLKEISYIHAEGFAAGELKHGPIALIEPGQPVFVLVPSPRHSALIHSKVVSNIQEIRARGARVIVIAEEGDAAVLPFADEVIHIPLAGAMFEPVLAVVPLQIFAMALATAKGLDVDQPRNLAKSVTVE encoded by the coding sequence ATGTGTGGAATCGTCGGATACGTGGGCCCTCGCCCCAGCCAGGACATCCTTCTCGCGGGCCTCGCCCGTCTGGAATACCGTGGCTATGACTCTGCGGGCGTCGCCGTCATCGACGGCAATGGCGACCTCGGAATGCGCAAGAAGGCAGGCAAGCTCAGCATGCTGCGCGACTCGCTCGCCGATGCTCCGCTTTCCGACGGTACGACCGGCATCGGCCACACGCGTTGGGCTACGCACGGCGGTCCGACCGACGTCAACGCGCACCCGCATCTTGCCGATGACGACAAGCTCGCCGTCATCCACAACGGCATCATCGAGAACTTCTCGGCTCTTCGTGAGGAACTGCTCGCCGATGGTGTGGCGTTCCGCAGCGAGACCGACACCGAGGTCGCAGCCGCACTGCTCGGCCGGGAGTACGCGAAGACCAGCAATCTGCAGGATGCGTTCCAGAACGTCGTGAACCGCCTCGAGGGTGCGTTCACGCTGCTCGCGATGCACGAGGACCACCCCGGTCTCGTCGTCGGCGCCCGCCGCAACTCCCCGCTCGTGATCGGACTCGGCGAGGGCGAGAACTTCCTCGGCTCCGACGTCGCCGCCTTCGTCGAGCACACGCGCAAGGCGCTCGCGATCGGCCAGGACCAGATCGTCTCCATCACGCCTGACGCCGTCACGGTCACCGACTTCGACGGCAACTCCGTCGAGGCCGAGCCGTTCGATGTCTCGTGGGATGCTGCCGCCGCCGAGAAGGGCGGATGGTCATCGTTCATGGCCAAGGAGGTCGCAGAGCAGCCCGAGGCGGTCGCGAACACGATCCTCGGTCGTGTGCACGACGGCCAGGTCGTCATTCCCGAACTCGATGGGCTCGACGAGCTCTTCATCGGCATCAACCGTGTGATCATCACGGCCTGCGGCACGGCATCCTATGCGGCCCTGGTCGGGAAGTACGCGATCGAGCAGTGGGCACGCGTCGCGACCGACGTCGAGCTCGCGCACGAATTCCGCTACCGCGACCCGGTGATCGGCGATGACACGCTCGTGATCTCGATCAGCCAGTCCGGCGAGACCATGGACACGCTCATGGCCGTCAAGTACGCCCGCGAACGCGGTGCGCGCACCCTGTCGATCTGCAACACGCAGGGCGCGACGATTCCGCGGGAATCGGATGCCGTCGTCTACACCCACGCGGGCCCAGAGGTCGCCGTGGCATCCACCAAGGCGTTCTCGGCGCAGATCACCGCGCTGCTGCTGCTCGGACTGCACATGGGGCGCGTGCGTCAGACGCTGACCGACGACACCGCGGTCGAAGAGCTCGCCACGCTGCCGGACAAGATCGCCAGCGTGCTGGAGAAGGAGCACGACCACGTGTCGCAGCTCGCAGGCTGGATGGCAGACACCCGATCGGTGCTGTTCCTCGGCCGTCACGTCGGCTACCCGATCGCTCTCGAGGGCGCGCTGAAGCTCAAGGAGATCTCGTACATCCACGCTGAGGGCTTCGCCGCCGGCGAGCTCAAGCACGGGCCGATCGCGCTGATCGAGCCGGGGCAGCCGGTGTTCGTCCTGGTGCCGTCGCCCCGCCACTCGGCGCTGATCCACTCGAAGGTCGTGTCGAACATCCAGGAGATCCGCGCCCGCGGCGCTCGCGTCATCGTGATCGCCGAAGAGGGCGATGCCGCCGTGCTGCCGTTCGCCGACGAGGTCATCCACATTCCGCTCGCCGGTGCCATGTTCGAGCCGGTGCTCGCTGTGGTGCCGCTGCAGATCTTCGCGATGGCTCTGGCCACGGCCAAGGGCCTGGACGTGGACCAGCCGCGCAACCTCGCGAAGTCCGTCACGGTCGAGTAG
- a CDS encoding holo-ACP synthase — protein MIIGTGIDLVDIPRFERTMSRTPRLMERLFAPSERTLRLPSLAARYAAKEALIKALGGSDGVHWTEIEIASEPSGRPHFLLTGTTAEAVKDKGILNLHLTMSHDAGLATAFVVAEGAPL, from the coding sequence GTGATCATCGGGACCGGCATCGACCTCGTCGACATACCGCGATTCGAGCGCACCATGTCGCGAACACCGCGGCTCATGGAGCGACTCTTCGCCCCGTCCGAGCGCACTCTGCGGCTCCCGTCCCTTGCCGCGCGCTACGCCGCGAAAGAGGCGCTGATCAAGGCCCTCGGCGGATCCGACGGCGTGCACTGGACCGAGATCGAGATCGCTTCAGAGCCCTCCGGCCGGCCGCACTTCCTGCTCACCGGTACCACCGCAGAGGCTGTCAAGGACAAGGGCATCCTGAACCTCCACCTGACCATGTCGCACGATGCAGGCCTCGCCACCGCCTTCGTCGTCGCCGAGGGAGCGCCGCTGTGA
- the alr gene encoding alanine racemase, whose amino-acid sequence MAAIADNTRHIRRLTGVDVIAVVKANAYGHGAASAAVAALSGGATRLGVAEIAEAVDLRRQGINAPIVAWLHEPGQRFEQAAADRIEVGISSFDQLEAAGAAAGSSGPVGVHLKLETGLSRNGVAPGDWGRVFAEAARLERIGRLRIIGLFSHLSNASRADDLEALAKFEEGTAAAASAGIRPEIRHIAATAAAIDHPETRMDAVRIGIGIYGLSPFDDRSSADLGLRPAMTLRAAVAAVRRVPAGAGVSYGYDHRADHDTTLALIPLGYADGIPRQASGRGPVMINGRRFTVAGRVAMDQFVVDVGDAHVAVGDEAVVFGDPTLGAPSATEWANAARTINYEIVTRIGNRVPRRGA is encoded by the coding sequence ATGGCGGCCATCGCCGACAACACCCGGCACATCCGCCGCCTCACCGGGGTCGATGTCATCGCGGTCGTCAAGGCCAACGCATACGGTCACGGCGCGGCATCCGCCGCCGTGGCAGCACTGTCGGGCGGGGCCACCCGTCTCGGCGTCGCCGAGATCGCTGAGGCCGTCGACCTGCGCAGGCAGGGCATCAACGCCCCGATCGTCGCCTGGCTGCACGAGCCCGGCCAGCGATTCGAGCAGGCCGCGGCCGACCGCATCGAGGTGGGCATCTCGTCGTTCGACCAGCTCGAAGCGGCCGGAGCCGCAGCAGGCAGCAGCGGCCCCGTCGGAGTGCACCTGAAGCTCGAGACCGGGCTCTCGCGCAACGGCGTCGCACCCGGCGACTGGGGGCGTGTCTTCGCCGAAGCCGCGCGGCTCGAGAGAATCGGGCGTCTCCGCATCATCGGCCTGTTCAGTCACCTCTCCAACGCGTCGCGCGCCGATGATCTCGAAGCCCTCGCGAAGTTCGAAGAGGGGACTGCGGCCGCAGCATCCGCCGGCATCCGGCCCGAGATCCGGCACATCGCCGCGACGGCCGCCGCGATCGACCACCCGGAGACTCGAATGGATGCCGTGCGCATCGGGATCGGCATCTACGGGCTCTCGCCGTTCGATGACCGCTCGTCCGCCGACCTCGGGCTGCGCCCGGCGATGACCCTCCGCGCAGCCGTCGCCGCTGTGCGTCGAGTGCCGGCCGGCGCGGGAGTCTCATACGGCTACGACCACCGTGCCGACCATGACACGACGCTCGCTCTGATCCCGCTCGGTTATGCGGACGGCATCCCGCGTCAGGCATCCGGTCGCGGACCGGTCATGATCAACGGCCGCAGGTTCACAGTCGCCGGACGCGTCGCGATGGACCAGTTCGTCGTCGATGTCGGCGACGCCCATGTGGCGGTGGGCGACGAGGCCGTGGTGTTCGGCGATCCGACGCTGGGCGCGCCCTCGGCGACGGAGTGGGCGAACGCCGCGAGAACCATCAACTATGAGATCGTCACCCGCATCGGCAACCGCGTGCCCCGGCGGGGCGCATGA
- the tsaE gene encoding tRNA (adenosine(37)-N6)-threonylcarbamoyltransferase complex ATPase subunit type 1 TsaE — protein sequence MIDPAFLGRREIATSDAMEHLGLVIGEQLEPGDLLVLTGPLGAGKTTFTRGLASGLGVRGPVQSPTFVIARTHPSLVGRAPLVHVDAYRLGSAAELDDLDIDFARSVVVIEWGREMAPSIADAWWDIELERPVGAAGDEVADEDLDADAPRVLTIERVAR from the coding sequence ATGATCGATCCCGCTTTTCTCGGGCGTCGTGAGATCGCCACATCGGATGCCATGGAGCACCTCGGGCTCGTGATCGGCGAACAGCTGGAACCGGGCGATCTACTCGTGCTGACGGGTCCGCTCGGTGCGGGGAAGACGACGTTCACCCGCGGCCTCGCGTCGGGGCTGGGCGTGCGCGGTCCGGTGCAGAGCCCGACGTTCGTGATCGCGCGCACGCATCCGTCGCTCGTCGGCCGTGCGCCGCTCGTGCACGTCGACGCGTACCGGCTGGGATCTGCCGCCGAACTCGACGATCTCGACATCGACTTCGCCCGGTCGGTCGTGGTGATCGAGTGGGGGCGGGAGATGGCCCCGTCGATCGCGGATGCCTGGTGGGACATCGAACTCGAACGGCCCGTGGGCGCAGCGGGTGACGAAGTGGCGGACGAGGACCTGGATGCTGACGCCCCCCGCGTCTTGACGATCGAGCGCGTCGCGCGCTGA